The Sinomicrobium kalidii region AGACGACTTTACTGTAACCTTAGGGAATACGGAAAACCTGGAACAGAAGGTCGTTAATTTTAAGGCGTTCTATCAAAAGGCTTTAAAAGACGATGCGTTGAAGGATTATAAGAAAGTCGATCTGCGATTCGACCAACAGGTAGTGTGTACCAAAAAATAAGTTATGGAACAGGAGAGATATGCAATAGGATTGGATATAGGAACCACGAAAATCGTGGTAATGATCGGCCGGAGGAACGAATACGGCAAGATAGAGATATTGGGTATTGGAAAAGCCAAGAGCCTGGGGGTGCACCGTGGAGTAGTGAACAATATCACCCAGACCATTCAGTCTATCCAGCAGGCTGTACAGGAAGCTGAAAACGATTCCGGAAAAAAGATCGCCGAAGTGGTTGTAGGGATCGCCGGGCAACATATACGGAGTTTGCAGCACAGCGATTACATTACCAGGCCGCATTCGGATGAAGTGATCGATGAAGTTGATGTGGACAGACTGTGCAACCAGGTGTATAAACTGGTGATGCTGCCGGGCGAAGAGATTATACACGTATTGCCGCAGGAATATAAACTCGACGGACAATCCGAGATCAAGGAACCCATTGGGATGTACGGCGGAAGGCTGGAAGCCAATTTTCATGTAGTGGTAGGGCAGGTATCTTCCATACGGAATATCGGAAGGTGTGTAAAAAGTTCCGGACTGGAACTGGCAGGGATTACCCTGGAGCCTCTTGCCTCGGCCAATGCCGTGTTGAGTCAGGAAGAGAAAGAAGCGGGAGTAGCGCTCATCGATATAGGGGGCGGAACGACCGACCTGGCCATATTCAAGGACGGGATCATCCGTCACACCGCCGTAATACCTTTCGGTGGAAATGTGATTACCGAAGATATAAAGGAAGGATGTTCCATTATAGAAAAGCAGGCCGAACTCCTGAAGATCAAATTCGGTTCCGCATGGCCCGGGGAGAATAAAGACAACGAAATAGTATCTATCCCCGGACTCAGAGGCAGGGAGCCCAAGGAGATCACCCTGAAAAACCTCTCCAAGATCATCCATGCCAGAGCGGTGGAGATCATAGAGCAGGTGTATATGGAAATCAAGAACTACGGGCATGAAGAGCAGAAAAAGAAACTGATAGCCGGTATCGTGCTCACGGGGGGCGGAAGTCAGCTAAAACATCTGAAGCAACTGGTGGAGTACATTACGGGAATGGATACCCGGATAGGTTATCCCAACGAACACCTCGCCGGAGATTCAGACCCCGAAGTGGCCAGTCCCGTTTATGCTACGGCGGCAGGCCTGGTAATGAACGCTCTGGACCGGAAAGAACGAAGCATTGAGGAAGAACAATATTCCGAACAAGAAGACATACAACCCCAGGAACCAACCAATGAGCCCGAAACTGTATCCAGGCCGAGAAAGGAACGAAAGTCCTTTCTGGAAAAATGGTCGGATAGAGTAAAAGACTTTTTAGACAATGCAGAATAAACGACGGCATTGCCTAAAGAAACAAATTTTTAAAACCTGTAAACAAGAATTATGAGTAGCAACACAGATTTAGGAAACATCTCATTCGACATGCCTAAAAACCAGAGCAATGTGATTAAGGTTATCGGTGTTGGAGGCGGAGGCAGTAATGCCATAAACCACATGTTCCAGCTGGGTATCAAAGGCGTTGATTTTGTGGTGTGTAACACCGACTCACAGGCTTTGGATAACAGTCCGGTGCCCAACAAGATACAGCTCGGGGTGTCTCTGACCGAAGGACTGGGAGCCGGAGCCAACCCGGAAATAGGAGAAAAGGCCGCCATAGAAAGTTTCGAAGAGATAAAAAGTATGCTGGATAGCAATACCAAGATGCTTTTTATAACTGCAGGTATGGGTGGAGGTACCGGGACAGGGGCTGCTCCCATTCTGGCCAAAATGGCAAAGGAAATGGACATTCTCACCGTGGGCATTGTAACCATACCCTTTCAGTTTGAAGGGAAAACACGAAACGAACAGGCCCGGAGAGGAGTGGAAAACCTCCGTAGTCACGTCGATTCACTTATCGTGATAAACAACAACAAACTTCGGGAGGTGTACGGTAATCTCGGTTTCAAGGCAGGTTTTTCCAAAGCAGACGAAGTGCTGGCTACTGCTTCCAGGGGGATCGCCGAGGTAATCACCCATCACTATACGCAGAATATTGACCTTAGGGATGCCAAGACCGTGCTGTCCAACAGTGGTACGGCCATTATGGGCTCTTCTTCTGCATCCGGAGGGAACCGCGCACAGGATGCCATTGTCAAGGCACTGGACTCCCCCTTACTGAACGACAACAAGATCACCGGCGCCAAAAACGTACTGCTACTTATCGTTTCGGGCGGAGAGGAGATCACCATAGACGAAATAGGGGAGATCAACGATCATATCCAGAATGAAGCCGGTCATGGTGCCAATATCATTATGGGTGTGGGAGAAGACGAATCGCTCGGAGACGCTATTTCCGTTACAGTTATTGCTACAGGTTTTAATATAGAACAACAACACGAAATAGTGAATACCGAGGCGAAGAAGATCATTCATACCCTGGAGGACGAACAAAAGGCGACACAAGACCTTTCTCCGAATAAAACGTCTTCCGCGATGAATTTTCCGGAAACAGCCGGGCCGCCACAGGAAGAAAAAGAAAAACCCATAAAACATACGCTTACCGAAGAGGAAGAAGGGCCGGGACTCGTCCCTACCACAGATCTTATCAGGAATATAAATGTGGTATATGATGAAGTTTGTGCCAAGGAGGAAGACTTCGTGATCATAGATACTACGGAAAAGATCAAGAATATAGAGGTCGAGGCGGAAGAAGTAAAAACAAAGGAACAGCAGACTATGCTTTCATTCGATATGCCCCTCAGCCGGAAAAAAGACAATCCGGATACCGAAAAGCCTGGAAAACTGGGAAATGAGGACGAAAAGGCGAATGTGATTACCTTTGATATGGACAGGGAAACAAGGGATTACGATGTGAAAGACCATGTTGAGGTAGTGCCTGTGACCGAAGTCTCGGAAGAAGGGGTAAGGCGTTACAGCCTTGATGACTATATGGAGATGGAAAACAAGCTTTCCAATGCCAAACCCGATCAGAAAAAACCTGAAGCTGCAGACAAGGAACTGGCCATTGAAAAAAAAGTGGTAAACAAGCCCGATGAAGAAAGTGAAAAAAAAGAAATAGACCCTTTTAACTCTTCCATAGAAGAAAGCCTAAAATTAAGGGCCGAAGAACGCCGGAAAAAGTTGAAAGAATTCAATTATAAGTTTAACAACAACGCCTCTAAAATTGAAGAAATAGAAAAGCAGCCCGCATACAAGAGAATGGGAGTAGAGTTTCACGAAAGGACGTCTGAAGACGGTACTTCCAGAATCTCGGTAGGAAAGGATGATAACGATGACGTTCAGTTGCGTTCCAACAATTCTTTCCTGCACGATAATGTGGACTGATTAAAAGTCACTGTTCCGAGCGGCCGGTGGTCCCGGAATAGCGAATGTAGGGTTAAGTTATGCTTTTAAAAAGGTTAAACGTTATGTGTTTTTCTGAAAATCCATGACGTTTAACCGTTTTTGGGCGGAAGACAAAAATCTTGCAATTTTTCAGTGTACATACGTAATTCTTTCTTATATTCGCACTCCGGAAATAAAAGCTGAAACTTATGAGTTTGCAAAGCAAGGTAATGGAGGAAATGAAAACCGCCATGAGAGCCAAAGATACAGTAACGCTGGAGGCTTTAAGGGCAGTGAAATCTGCATTACTGCTGGCTCAAACCGAAGGAAGTTCCAAAGAATTAACCGAAGCAGAAGAACTGAAACTGTTACAAAAACTGGTAAAACAGCGAAAAGACAGTGCAGCCATTTATAAAGAGCAGGGACGTGAAGATCTTGCAACACCGGAAATGGAGCAGGCAGCGGTTATTGAAAAGTTTTTGCCGGAACAACTCAGCGAAGAAAAAATTGCAGAAGTAGTAGAAAAGATTATTACCGAGACCGGTGCCCAGGGAATGCAGGATATGGGAAAAGTAATGGGAATGGCCACAAAACAACTTGCCGGAAAAGCAAACGGTAAAGTCATTTCTACTATTGTAAAGCAAAAACTGACATAAAATATCCCGGACTGTTACAGTCCAGGAATGGCTCCGTAGTTCAACTGGATAGAATATCAGATTTCGGCTCTGAGGGTTGGGGGTTCGAATCCCTCCGGGGTCACCAGATGCAAAAAAGAAAAACCATTGAATTTCAATGGTTTTTCTTTTTGTACTATGCACTTTCACAACATTTAATACGGATGAACAGACTAACATTTCGATCAGATAGGGTCAAAGTCTCATCATAAACTTTAGAAAAGCCTCTTTATCCTTCTCTTCTTTTATCCGGTATCCGAACCAGTTCATCAATAAACTTCATTTTTTCTGTTATAGGCTTTTCGGTCTTTGTAAAAAGCCGTCTCCCGGTAAAGTTGCCGAAGTTGTTTTCAATAAATGTGACCTGGTAAAATAATAGACCGCTATATTTCAATTTGTAATGAATTATCCCCCTTTTTGCCGGCATATCTTTGCCGGAAAAATTTAGTTTACATGAAGAGAGCAGCATACTTATTTGGTTTACTGGCAGTGTTATCCTGTAACCCCATGAAAAATACCAACCCTGTTGATATTAAAATAGAGAGCAGGGTAAAGGGAAAGAAAATCAATTTAATGCATTTGAAACCGGAACGTGAAAATCGGGGAGAAGCTATTCTGTTCGTTCACGGAGCGTCTTTCCCCTCTGAACTGGCTTCCGGATTTCGTATGAATGGGATTTCATGGATGGACAATTTGGCCGATGCAGGTTATAATGTATATGCTCTGGATTTCCTGGGCTACGGGAAATCTGACCGATACGACTATATGCTGGGCAACAGTGCGGAAACCGGGAATACGGGCAGGGGAAAAGAAGTCGTAGAAGACATGGATAAGGCTGTCAATTATATTTTAACAGAATTAAATATTTCAGGAATCCATCTTATCGGACATTCCTGGGGAGCAACGGTGTCAGGGCATTATGCCACATTATTCCCTGAAAAGATCAATAAACTTGTTTTGTTTGCTCCTTTCATACAAAGAAACGGAACAACGGATTGGGATAAAACAAAAGCGTTGTATAAGGATCTAACACCTGCACAAAGGGTAAAACAATTTATAAGCAGCATACCCGGGGGACGGGATATGACCTTAGAAGATGAAGTACTTGAGAAATGGAAAAACAAATGGCTGGAAAGCGACCCGACTTCAAAAAACCGAAGTCCTTTTTCGGTTAGATTCCCGTCTGCCTGGCAAATTGATCTATTCGACTGCTGGAATGGAAATTGTTTTTTTGAACCCGGTAAAATCAGGAATTCAACTTTACTGATCAGGGGGGAATGGGATACAACATTTAGTTTTGACGATGCGGAAAAACTATTCGAACAATTACAAAATACACCTTCAAAAAGATATGTGGTTATAGATAGAGGAACTCATGTTTTGCATTTGGAAAAGAATCGTTTTGCACTCTATGATGAAGTTCAATTATTTTTAAAATCGAGATAATTGGGATATTGTGAACCGGTATCTCATTATCAGATATTTTTACTTTCTCCATTATTAAGATATGTCATAAAGAGTTTTAAGGTAAAATTGTCGTACCTGCATTTGAAGGAGAAATTGTATTGGTGCGATGAATGGTTTGTCCACAGATTTGCATTTTTATTTCGTATCCGTTTTCTTTTAATACATGGTAATTAAATAATTAGGATTTTCAGGACAGTATAAATGGCGTTTTGATTTTTATTTGGTGTTGTTTTTACATTTAATTTTGTTTTAATAAATGTTTTATATACATTTATAATCGATTAGCCGCAATCTTTCTCAGAAAAAATTTGGATTTAAGGCAAGGCTTACTATGCCTGATAGTTTTTTTAACCACCAAAAACTTTAATGTATGAAAAAATCAAGCACTAAAAAGAGCAGGATGCACTTCTGGAAAGTTATCTGTGTTCTGATGTATGGCTGTATGTTCACCTCCGGTTTGTTTGCAACAAACCGGGGCAGTGTGGAATCGTACAAGGCTTTTATGAAAGTGACGGGAACGGTTATTTCGGCATCGGATGGTCAGCCTTTACCGGGAGCAACCGTAATGATAAAGGGCACAACCATAGGCACAGTAACCGATTTTGACGGAAATTATGAACTGGATGTTGACGATCCGGGGAGTGCTGTGTTGATGGTTTCTTTTGTAGGGTTTAAAACTGTTGAAATTCCCGTAAACAACCGGGATGTCATAAATGCGAAACTAGAGGAAGATCTTGCACAACTGGATGAAGTGGTTGTAGTGGGGTACGGTACGCAACGAAAAGCTGATGTAACCAGTGCCGTGGCCTCGGTAAAATCGGAAAACTTTGTTCAGGCGCCGGTAAAAGATGCAGGACAGTTGTTACAGGGTAAAGTTGCCGGGCTAAGCGTGGCCTCTCCCAGCGGAGACCCTACTCAGGGCGTGAAGATATCCCTCCGGGGAAATACGACTATTCTGGGAGCTAACGAAGCTCCTCTTGTATTGATAGATGGTATACCGGGAGATCTGAATACGGTTGCCCCGGAAGACATAGCCTCCGTTGATGTATTGAAAGATGGTTCTGCCGCGGCCATTTACGGTGTTCGGGGGAGCAACGGTGTTGTTATCATAACCACAAAAGGGTTCAAGGATGGACAAGTAAATACACTCGACTATAGTGTACAGCTAAGTACACAGCAAATTACCCGCAAACCGGACATGCTTACCGCTGAGGATTACAGGAGACAGATAGATGAAGGGATTCGTGCGGCATCCTGGGACAATGGCCATTCTACTGATTGGTTCAAGGAAGCTACCCAGACCCCGTTCTCACAAGTTCATAATCTTACCTTCCGTGGTGGAAGTTCGGAAACCAACTACCTGTTTAATCTGAATTACAGGGGATTTAACGGGATCATGCTCAAATCTGACAATGAAACATTCAACGGCAGGGTAGATGTGGAACACAACATGTTTGACGGTAAGTTAAAATTCAACCTGGGGATCATTGGAAGGCAAAACTCCTACACAACTACCGGCGATGGTGTAAGCTTTGACAATTGGACCTACAGGCAGATTACTATACAAAACCCGACTTCTTCCCCTAAAGATGAGAACGGGAATTGGTTTCAGGAGGGTATTTTTGATTACGATAACCCCCTGGCCAGGATATACGAGAGCGACGGCCGGAACAAAAGTCAGTATACAAGATATAATGGCCGTGTCACTTTTATGCCTGTGGAAGAGGTACGCCTGCAGGCCAATATGACCTATGATAAATATAACCAATCCCGTGGTTATGCAGAAACCAAACAGCATATCAGTACCACGAGGGACGGGAGAAACGGATATGCCTCTATCGGTAATCAGGAAAATATCTATCGGTTTATAGAATTGACGGGGGAGTACAGGAAGAGTATAGGCAACCATAAGCTTTCCGTACTTGGAGGCTATGGCTACCAGGAAAATGAATTTTTTGAATCCTGGATGCAAAACTGGGATTTTCCGACAGATATTTTCGGATACGCCAATATAGAACAGGGGAAAGCCCTTGCCGAAGGCAGCGCCGTACAAGGTAGTGACAGATCAGAAACCAATCTTATCAGTTTCTTTGGAAGAGGGACCTATAACTATAAAGATAAATACCTGCTTATGGCAAGTATTCGCTACGAGGCGGCAAGCCAGCTCTATGGTACGGAGGACCCCTGGGGTACTTTTCCTGCAGTATCTCTCGGATGGAGGATCAATGAGGAGTCCTTCATGAAGGATATGGATTTTATTGACAATCTGAAGATAAGAGCAGGATACGGAGTTACGGGAAATCAACCGGAAGATCTTTTTCTGGGACCGGCAACCCTGGATTATGCCGATTACTTTTATATTAATGGCGACTGGATCCGCTCACTTTCTCCCAATCAAAATCCCAATCCCTATTTGCGCTGGGAAGAGAAAAAGGAATACAATATCGGGCTGGACTATAGTTTCTTTAATGGTCGCATATCCGGTGCCGTGGATTACTACAACCGAAAAATAGACGGCTTGTTATACGATTACCAGGTGCCCAGTCCCCCCAATATCCATACGGTTACCAGGGCCAATGTGGGCATTATGGAAAATAAAGGGCTGGAATTGGAAATATCTGCTATCCCGGTCAAGACTACCGATTTTACCTGGACCACCCAGTTGTTGTTCTCTACAAATTCCAACAAACTGGTAAGTCTTTCCAATGACCTGTATCAACTCGAATCCAATTATTTTACGGCGGGAAGTACGGGAGTCCCCATCCAGACCCACACACATATTGTGGAGATCGGAAAGCAATTAGGAGATTTTCACGGGTATAAAGTTGTGGACATATCGGATGACGGTTACTGGATATATGAAGATGGCAATGGTGACAGGGTAGGGTATGACGAATTTAACCGGGGTTTTGAAGACAAAAAGATCATCGGTAACGGAATTCCTAAATATCACGGAGGCTGGAACAATACCTTCCGGTACAAAAACTGGGACCTTGGCATTACTATGCGGGGGTCTTTTGATTTCCAGATCATCAATTTTCAACGGATGTATTATGAGAATACCGGGGACGATCGGTATAACAGGCTCCGGTCTGCATATGACAATATCAATGGCAAGACTATTCTGAACAAGAATGTCCCCCTGGAATTCAATAGCCATTATGTGGAAGACGGGGATTTCTGGAAAATAGACAATATTACCCTTGGATATAATTTTAAAGATATAGCCGGAGACATTGTTCGGTCCGCAAGGGTATATCTATCTACCTTAAACACTTTTGTTATCACAAGTTATAAAGGTATAGACCCCGAAGTAGATTGGTCCGGCCTGTCTCCGGGTATTGACAACAGGGATAAATATCCGACCACCCGGACATTTACCCTGGGTATTAATGTAAGCTTTTAACCTGTGGAAAGAATAGTTTTTCAATAAAAGTTACACCAGGACAGGAAACCGAAAAACCTGATGAAGGAAAGAATCAAAGGTTTCCGTCTAAAAAAATAAACCAATGAAAACTGCAAAACTATATATACTTGTCCTGTTATTGCTCGTTGCACTGGCAGGATGTACCGAGCTTAAAGACGATAATTTCGACACCGTAATAAGTGACGAATTTAATGCATCCGAAGACGATGTAAACTCCCTCATTGCTTCTGCCTACATCCCTTGGAGAGAATTGTTCAACAAATGGCAGAGTTATTTCTGGGCCCAGGAAATCTGTGCAGATCAACTCGTTATCCCGAAACGTCCCTGGGGGTGGGTTGATGACGGGGGATACCGGAGGTTCCACACCCATCGCTGGACGCCGGAAGATGCCATTATAGCCTCCTGCTGGCAGAGGGCCTATAAAGGAATAACCACTTGCAACAGGGTCATATACCAGATAGAGAACGACCTTGTGCCTATCGGGGAATTCAAGGAAAGTGCCCTTGCAGAGCTCCGAGTGCTCAGGGCTACCTATTACTGGGTGTTATGCGATATGTACGGCAATGTTCCCATAGTAACCGATTTTGACGTTCCGGACGACTTTTTGCCGGAACAGAATACCCGGAAAGAAGTTTTTGATTTCATAGTTCAGGAACTTGAGGATAATGTGGGGATGATAAGAGAAGACAATATCCAGCTTCCCTCCACCAGGGTACACCGATGGGTGGCGCGTACACTTTTGGCCAAAATGTACCTGAATGCTGAAGTCTATACAGGAACTCCCATGTGGAACGAATGTATAGAACAATGCAATGCTATTATGGAATCCGGTCTTTACAGTCTTGAAGTGTCACAGAAGAGTGTATTTATTACAGATAACTGGCAGTCCACGGAAATTATCTGGGCTTTTATTTATGATGATAATTTCCTTGTCCAGTACTGGGATGATTGGAATGCCTTTGACCATCATATGCAAACCTTACCCCAGGAAATGCAGAGAACCTATAATTTACAGAATTCCCCCTGGGGCGGTATATGTGCCATACCTCAATATATTGACACATATGACCCTGATGATGTCCGGTACAGGGAGAACTGGATAAAAGGGATGCAGTTTGCTGCCAACGGGGATACGTTAATTGTACAGAACGGGGAACAAAAGGGACAAGTGCTCAATCTGGTCAATGAACTTCCGGCGATAGACACTACGGAAGCGAATCACGGTTTGCGGCTCGGTAAATTCGAATATGCCATGGGAGCTGCTTCCATTCTGAACAATGCATTTCCGTTCTTCCGCTATGCCGATGTATTGATGATGAAGGCCGAATGCCTGCTCCGTACAGGTCGTGCCGATGAAGCCGCAGCATTGGTTACGAGGGTCAGGGCACGGAGCTTCAGGGATAATCCCGAAAAAGCTGAAGTTACCGCAGCTGAACTCATGCAGGGCAGTTCATATGATTACGGACACAGAGATGTGCATCAATCCACCAGTGAGGGAGGAGCAGATATCCAATACGGACGCTTTCTTGACGAACTGGGCTATGAGTTTTTTGAAGAAGCCCGCCGCCGTCAGGACATGATACGTTTTGGAGTGTTCACTACAAAATCCTGGTTTTCACATGATGCAAGCGATAGCTACAGGACACTGTTTCCCATTCCGCAGGTCGAGATCAATAAAAACGGCAATCTGGAACAGAATTCCGGGTATTAATGTGGCGATGCAGCACAACAAAGTGGTCTTATAGAAGCAATATGTCTGAAGAATTTTTATGTTGTCATATTACAAAAAACAAATTCATGAAGAAATTAAAATACGGTTTTTTGTTCCTGGTTTTACTCTTTTTTCGGCCGGGACAAGGTCAGTCTTTAGAAAGTTTCCCTCTTTCCGCGGTCAAACTGTCGGAAAGTCCGTTCTACCGGGCACAGCAAACGGATATGAAGTACATCCTCGAACTGGAGCCCGACAGGCTACTGGCGCCGTTTGTAATTGATGCAGGGCTGGAGCCCGAGGCAAAACGGTACGGGAACTGGGAAAATACCGGCCTGGACGGTCATATAGGCGGACATTACCTGTCTGCCCTGGCCATGATGTATGCAGCTACAGGGAATAGTGAATTGCGGGACAGGCTGAATTATATGACAGATGTCCTGGATGAATGCCAGCAGGCCAATGGCAACGGGTATATTGGCGGTATTCCCGGCGGACAGGAAATGTGGAAGGAAATAGCCAAAGGCAAGATCGAAGCGGGAAATTTTTCATTGAACGGTAAATGGGTGCCGTTATATAATATTCATAAACTTTTTGCAGGCCTTCGGGATGCTTATACCATTGCCGGTAATAAAAAAGCACGGGAATTATTGGTAAAACTTTCCGATTGGCTGGTAAACACCACGTCAAAACTTTCCGACGAACAAATACAGGAGCTGTTGGTCAGTGAACACGGGGGGATGAACGAAGTCCTGGCAGATGTAGCAGCCATCACCGGGGATAAAAAGTATCTCACCCTCGCTGAAAAATTTTCACACCGGAAAATACTGGACCCCTTGCTGCATCAAAAAGATCAGCTTACCGGGTTGCATGCCAATACACAAATCCCCAAGGTCATAGGTTTTGAACGCATTGCCGAACTGGACAATAACGACCGGTGGGCCAAAGCATCCGGTTTTTTCTGGAACACCGTAGTGGAAAACCGTACGGTTTCCGTCGGGGGTAATAGCGTGAGGGAGCATTTCCATCCCACAGGTGATTTTTCATCCATGATAGAATCGGTCCAGGGACCTGAAACCTGCAATACCTACAATATGCTTCGGCTCACCAAAATGTTGTTTTTAGCCAGTCCGGAGGGTAAGTACATGGATTATTTTGAAAGAGCACTGTACAATCACATTCTTTCCTCCCAGAACCCCGAAGGCGGTTTTGTATATTTTACGCCCATGCGTCCCAGGCATTACCGGGTGTATTCGCAACCGGAACAAGGATTTTGGTGCTGTGTGGGGTCGGGCCTCGAAAACCACGGAAAATACGGCGAGCTGATCTACGCCCATAACGATACGGACATCTATGTAAACCTCTTTATAGCTTCTTCCCTGAACTGGGAAAAAAAAGGGATTGTCCTCACCCAGGAGACCGGATTCCCGTATGAAGAAGAATCCCGGATCAAACTAAATACAGAAAAACCTTCCCGTTTTAAATTGTATGTTCGTCGCCCCGCCTGGGTAAAGCAGAACGATTTTAAAATAGAAGTAAACGGTAAAGAACAGCATTTACTTTCCGGTCCTTCTGGTTATATGGCAATAGACCGAACCTGGCAGGATGGGGACAACATAGCTGTAAAACTGCCCATGCACACTGTTGCGGAATACCTGGAAGCTGAAAAAACCGGTACCTCACGCTGGGTTTCTTTTGTACACGGGCCCATAGTTCTCGCTGCAATTACCGATACTACCGACCTGGATGGGTTGTTTGCCGACGACAGCAGGATGGGGCACGTGGCCAACGGTGAACTTTATCCCATAGATGAAGCGCCACTGGTGGTCTCGGAAAAGAAGGAAGACCCTGCCGTAAAAGTGAATCCTCTTAAAGAAAACCCTATGACTTTTACTGCTCCGAATCTGATCTATCCGGACAAATACAAAAACCTTAAACTCGTTCCCTTTTTTACGGTGCATAACGCCCGTTACATGATCTACTGGCCTTTGGTGGAAAAAGACAATCTGAACCAAAAACTGGATACCATCCGCAAAAAAGAGAAAAAACGCCTTGCACTGAAAACCCGGACTGTCGACCAGGTAGCTACCGGAGAACAACAGCCCGAAACGGAACACAATTTTAAAGGTGAAAAGACCAATACGGGCATAAACAAGGGCCATTTCTGGAGAGATTCGAGGGCATGGTTCAGTTATGAGCTCAACAATGCAAAAGGGGAGGGGAAAGTGTTACGCATTACCTATTCCGGAGAAGATAAAGACCGTAGCTTTGATATTCTGGTCAACGATGTCCTGTTGGCTGAAGTAAAACCGGACGGCACAAAAGGCAATAAATTATATGATGTGGATTACAAGCTTACGGATGAGATGCTGGAAAAAACAAAAGGCAATTATATAACGGTAAAATTTGTT contains the following coding sequences:
- a CDS encoding glycoside hydrolase family 127 protein, which produces MKKLKYGFLFLVLLFFRPGQGQSLESFPLSAVKLSESPFYRAQQTDMKYILELEPDRLLAPFVIDAGLEPEAKRYGNWENTGLDGHIGGHYLSALAMMYAATGNSELRDRLNYMTDVLDECQQANGNGYIGGIPGGQEMWKEIAKGKIEAGNFSLNGKWVPLYNIHKLFAGLRDAYTIAGNKKARELLVKLSDWLVNTTSKLSDEQIQELLVSEHGGMNEVLADVAAITGDKKYLTLAEKFSHRKILDPLLHQKDQLTGLHANTQIPKVIGFERIAELDNNDRWAKASGFFWNTVVENRTVSVGGNSVREHFHPTGDFSSMIESVQGPETCNTYNMLRLTKMLFLASPEGKYMDYFERALYNHILSSQNPEGGFVYFTPMRPRHYRVYSQPEQGFWCCVGSGLENHGKYGELIYAHNDTDIYVNLFIASSLNWEKKGIVLTQETGFPYEEESRIKLNTEKPSRFKLYVRRPAWVKQNDFKIEVNGKEQHLLSGPSGYMAIDRTWQDGDNIAVKLPMHTVAEYLEAEKTGTSRWVSFVHGPIVLAAITDTTDLDGLFADDSRMGHVANGELYPIDEAPLVVSEKKEDPAVKVNPLKENPMTFTAPNLIYPDKYKNLKLVPFFTVHNARYMIYWPLVEKDNLNQKLDTIRKKEKKRLALKTRTVDQVATGEQQPETEHNFKGEKTNTGINKGHFWRDSRAWFSYELNNAKGEGKVLRITYSGEDKDRSFDILVNDVLLAEVKPDGTKGNKLYDVDYKLTDEMLEKTKGNYITVKFVARKNSVAGGIYHIRLLKD
- a CDS encoding RagB/SusD family nutrient uptake outer membrane protein codes for the protein MKTAKLYILVLLLLVALAGCTELKDDNFDTVISDEFNASEDDVNSLIASAYIPWRELFNKWQSYFWAQEICADQLVIPKRPWGWVDDGGYRRFHTHRWTPEDAIIASCWQRAYKGITTCNRVIYQIENDLVPIGEFKESALAELRVLRATYYWVLCDMYGNVPIVTDFDVPDDFLPEQNTRKEVFDFIVQELEDNVGMIREDNIQLPSTRVHRWVARTLLAKMYLNAEVYTGTPMWNECIEQCNAIMESGLYSLEVSQKSVFITDNWQSTEIIWAFIYDDNFLVQYWDDWNAFDHHMQTLPQEMQRTYNLQNSPWGGICAIPQYIDTYDPDDVRYRENWIKGMQFAANGDTLIVQNGEQKGQVLNLVNELPAIDTTEANHGLRLGKFEYAMGAASILNNAFPFFRYADVLMMKAECLLRTGRADEAAALVTRVRARSFRDNPEKAEVTAAELMQGSSYDYGHRDVHQSTSEGGADIQYGRFLDELGYEFFEEARRRQDMIRFGVFTTKSWFSHDASDSYRTLFPIPQVEINKNGNLEQNSGY